One stretch of Arachis hypogaea cultivar Tifrunner chromosome 20, arahy.Tifrunner.gnm2.J5K5, whole genome shotgun sequence DNA includes these proteins:
- the LOC112783746 gene encoding RING-H2 finger protein ATL66: protein MSTQHDSRSLNWHYTELDDKDLEIRGKTLFFVIVLFSIILLTTVFFLYTRWVCRYNHHHRSSAAHARHAPQSSLPSQGLDQASIKKLPIILHQAPAEPHGGAWEETECCICLGEFVDGEKLKVLPACEHYFHCECVDKWLMQHSSCPLCRASLKVESSLPKILIQEPPIRIDIQF, encoded by the coding sequence ATGTCAACACAACACGATTCTCGCTCTCTAAACTGGCACTACACTGAGCTAGATGACAAAGACCTTGAAATCCGTGGCAAAACACTCTTCTTCGTCATCGTTCTCTTCTCCATTATACTCCTCACCACTGTCTTCTTCCTCTACACGCGCTGGGTCTGCCGCTACAATCACCACCACCGCTCCTCCGCCGCCCACGCGCGCCACGCGCCGCAGTCATCACTTCCTTCCCAGGGTCTTGACCAGGCGTCCATAAAGAAACTTCCGATCATCCTCCATCAGGCGCCAGCGGAGCCCCACGGCGGCGCGTGGGAGGAGACGGAGTGTTGCATCTGCCTGGGCGAGTTCGTCGACGGCGAGAAGCTGAAGGTTCTTCCGGCGTGTGAACACTATTTCCATTGTGAATGCGTTGATAAGTGGCTAATGCAACATTCTAGTTGCCCGCTTTGTAGGGCTTCACTCAAAGTTGAATCTTCGTTACCAAAGATTTTGATTCAAGAACCACCCATTAGAATTGACATCCAATTTTAA